A portion of the Chryseobacterium tructae genome contains these proteins:
- a CDS encoding S41 family peptidase yields MFRRILYSFIIFPCIAWSQTSEMSLKQVNEDVDFMIKSIDEVSVYPYSRISRRNFIFELEKAEKSISKQKKRNTIDFYKAFQPVMVKLEDGHTELNISDYIGKTDYFIFPFSVRVSEDGVFVKSIKSSYNEIFTDDLKGLKITDINSINSTKILEVLQHYTSGESKKSRLELSENYFNDYYNLFFIRGNILEITFDQGQKLKIPLIRKSEKKPINFRNVVTKSYYYEIPKEKNYAAFTFRQFADIEKFRTFLEQMFSELKTEGIQNLIIDIRDNGGGNSELGDELLKYLVSKPFSQYEKTLVKYSDIRKEYLRKSSGIDSTELKNYLRGISGTVGVIDHSKNSIEAKNKNERFTGNVYLLTSGQTFSSAADFANAFKFYKAGKIIGSETGGFIISPGEVVERKLPNSKLFLNISSTIDFNIGAAENDRHGVIPDIQVESGKALDYTLERLIKQ; encoded by the coding sequence ATGTTTCGTAGAATCCTTTACTCATTCATTATTTTCCCCTGTATTGCTTGGTCCCAGACTTCTGAGATGAGTCTAAAGCAGGTGAATGAGGATGTGGATTTTATGATCAAAAGTATTGATGAAGTAAGTGTATATCCTTACAGCAGAATTTCCAGGAGAAATTTCATTTTCGAGCTGGAAAAGGCTGAAAAGAGTATTTCAAAACAGAAAAAAAGAAACACTATTGATTTCTATAAAGCATTTCAGCCTGTGATGGTTAAGCTCGAAGATGGCCATACTGAACTGAATATTTCAGACTATATAGGTAAAACAGATTACTTTATTTTTCCATTTTCGGTGAGAGTTTCGGAAGATGGTGTTTTTGTAAAGTCGATTAAATCAAGTTATAATGAAATTTTTACAGACGATTTAAAAGGGCTGAAAATCACTGATATAAATAGCATAAATTCAACGAAAATTTTAGAGGTATTGCAGCATTATACCAGCGGTGAAAGCAAAAAAAGCAGATTAGAACTAAGTGAAAATTATTTCAATGACTATTATAATTTGTTCTTTATCAGGGGAAATATACTGGAAATAACCTTTGATCAGGGGCAGAAATTAAAGATTCCCTTAATAAGAAAATCAGAGAAAAAACCTATAAATTTCCGTAATGTAGTTACTAAAAGTTACTATTATGAGATTCCCAAAGAGAAAAACTACGCAGCTTTTACTTTCAGACAATTTGCTGATATAGAGAAATTCAGAACTTTTTTAGAGCAAATGTTTTCAGAATTAAAAACTGAAGGCATTCAGAATCTTATCATTGACATTAGAGACAACGGCGGTGGAAATTCTGAGCTTGGTGATGAACTTTTAAAATATTTGGTATCTAAGCCATTTTCACAGTATGAAAAAACGCTTGTCAAATACAGCGATATCCGTAAAGAATATTTGAGGAAATCCTCAGGAATCGATTCTACGGAATTAAAAAATTATTTAAGAGGAATATCCGGAACTGTAGGCGTTATAGATCACTCAAAAAATAGTATTGAGGCTAAGAATAAGAATGAACGCTTTACAGGAAATGTTTATCTACTGACAAGCGGTCAGACTTTTTCATCTGCGGCAGATTTTGCCAACGCATTCAAATTTTATAAAGCCGGGAAAATTATAGGTTCAGAAACCGGAGGATTTATAATTTCTCCCGGAGAAGTTGTAGAAAGAAAATTACCCAATTCAAAATTATTTCTGAACATATCATCTACAATAGATTTTAATATTGGAGCAGCAGAGAATGACAGACATGGTGTAATACCTGATATACAAGTTGAATCTGGAAAAGCTTTGGATTATACGTTAGAAAGGCTTATAAAACAATAA
- a CDS encoding AAA family ATPase produces the protein MKNENHSKANETLLHLICGLPGAGKTTLAKKIVNNTGGIIFSPDEWIKDIWVDKAESEGNAYRGEIEQLQWKMAKRILQNSVNVIIEWGTWGKNEREILRDEAWAIGVKVKLYYLNVKREVLRERILKRNENINEYEFFISEKEIESFLDNCFNRFEPPTEEELATYDYIGQ, from the coding sequence ATGAAAAACGAAAATCATTCAAAAGCAAATGAAACATTACTTCATTTAATATGTGGTCTGCCAGGAGCAGGAAAAACAACACTGGCAAAAAAAATTGTCAATAATACGGGAGGAATAATATTTTCTCCTGATGAGTGGATAAAAGATATTTGGGTTGACAAGGCAGAATCCGAAGGCAATGCATATAGAGGTGAAATTGAACAATTACAATGGAAGATGGCAAAAAGAATTCTTCAAAACTCAGTTAATGTTATCATTGAATGGGGAACTTGGGGGAAAAATGAGCGGGAAATTTTAAGAGATGAAGCTTGGGCAATTGGAGTTAAAGTAAAATTATATTATCTAAATGTAAAAAGAGAAGTGCTTAGAGAGAGAATTTTAAAGAGAAATGAAAATATTAATGAGTATGAATTTTTTATCTCCGAAAAAGAGATAGAATCATTTCTAGATAATTGCTTTAACCGTTTTGAGCCACCAACAGAAGAAGAATTGGCGACATACGACTATATTGGACAATAA
- a CDS encoding 3'-5' exonuclease: MKFSSDLVIYDLEGSCKTFGKNEINETNIIEIGAVKLDKKTLEIKSEFSILIRPKHFPILPEITDITNITNEMVENEKYFDEAILQFLDWYGEKNKSTLAGWGLYYDLPLLRKEFTEFGLDYNKYFVGGGFDIRALGVYWLAKKNISTSGISLERVLEKMNIKEDFKFHRALDDAKATALILQQILKEK, from the coding sequence ATGAAATTCTCAAGTGATTTAGTCATTTATGATTTAGAAGGAAGCTGTAAAACTTTTGGCAAAAATGAAATAAATGAAACGAATATAATAGAAATAGGGGCTGTAAAATTAGACAAGAAGACTCTTGAAATAAAAAGCGAATTCTCAATTTTAATACGACCAAAACATTTTCCAATTCTACCTGAAATCACGGACATTACAAACATTACCAATGAAATGGTAGAGAATGAAAAGTATTTTGATGAAGCTATTCTCCAATTTTTAGATTGGTATGGAGAAAAGAACAAATCAACGCTAGCAGGTTGGGGGTTGTACTATGATTTACCGCTTTTGAGGAAAGAATTTACAGAATTTGGATTAGATTATAACAAATATTTTGTTGGTGGAGGTTTTGATATCAGAGCATTAGGGGTTTATTGGCTGGCTAAAAAAAACATTTCTACCTCTGGAATTTCATTGGAAAGAGTTTTAGAAAAAATGAATATAAAAGAAGATTTTAAATTTCATAGAGCATTAGACGATGCTAAAGCAACAGCTTTAATACTACAACAGATTCTTAAGGAAAAATAA
- a CDS encoding PEP/pyruvate-binding domain-containing protein: MAIDLYKKAAKSLVGNKAFNLMIVAKAGIAVPPGFVVNGAENLSDKKLTKLYDKFISHGKVSVRSSSDKEDGKKKSAAGIYKTLLDVSSDKIGISLQAVREYSKKSKNIPVIVQKQIDAKMSGVAFSINPVNGDNDIYIEYNKGRCENIVSGSIIPKTVSLKKKSYEDNEDIPLTLYEYIIRLEMIFKKAVDIEWCIDHDEKVWILQCRAITVIPSDSFRYAWSTHEPLWAMEQAFKTRCEDEENGSSELYLHREIIYSRDLSGVFDCYIGLHDHISALKYSMKVLSKQYDYIDHIEFIERPKSFSKDTAADYFRMLSSHYCKYIRYYMRSEPIVTDIIERKLLLRWSHNEIAGLLSADNDDLMFREQEDFHL; encoded by the coding sequence ATGGCAATTGATTTATATAAGAAAGCTGCTAAATCTTTAGTGGGAAATAAAGCATTTAATTTAATGATAGTCGCTAAGGCGGGAATTGCTGTTCCACCAGGATTTGTCGTTAACGGTGCTGAAAATCTTTCCGATAAAAAGCTTACAAAATTGTATGATAAATTTATATCTCATGGAAAAGTTTCAGTTAGGTCAAGCTCTGATAAAGAAGATGGAAAAAAGAAATCAGCAGCAGGTATTTATAAAACATTGCTAGATGTTTCTTCTGATAAAATAGGGATATCTCTTCAAGCCGTAAGAGAATATTCTAAAAAGAGCAAAAATATCCCTGTGATTGTACAAAAGCAGATTGATGCAAAGATGTCTGGAGTGGCTTTTTCAATAAATCCAGTTAATGGAGACAATGATATTTACATTGAATATAACAAAGGGCGATGCGAGAATATAGTGTCTGGAAGCATCATCCCCAAAACGGTTTCCTTAAAAAAGAAATCTTATGAAGATAATGAAGACATCCCATTAACATTGTATGAATACATAATTCGTCTTGAGATGATTTTTAAAAAGGCCGTGGATATTGAGTGGTGTATAGACCATGACGAAAAAGTATGGATATTACAGTGTAGAGCTATAACTGTGATCCCATCCGATTCTTTTCGATATGCATGGTCAACACACGAACCACTTTGGGCAATGGAGCAGGCTTTTAAAACAAGGTGTGAAGATGAAGAAAATGGGAGTAGTGAACTTTATCTTCATAGGGAAATTATTTATAGCAGAGATTTAAGCGGAGTGTTTGATTGCTACATTGGGCTTCATGACCACATTTCAGCACTAAAATATTCAATGAAAGTACTTTCTAAACAATATGATTACATTGATCACATTGAATTTATTGAACGTCCAAAATCATTTTCAAAAGATACTGCTGCTGATTATTTCAGAATGCTATCATCACATTACTGTAAATATATCCGATATTATATGCGTTCAGAACCTATCGTAACTGACATCATTGAAAGGAAGTTGTTATTAAGGTGGTCTCATAATGAAATTGCAGGGCTGTTATCGGCTGATAACGATGACTTAATGTTTCGTGAGCAAGAAGACTTTCATCTTTAA
- a CDS encoding PEP-utilizing enzyme, with translation MIEGVRRQYKIKDKDKNKDKEENFQLTLDSDLIFLKKLSIERMNVKKGWVGVYFYMLELMEWIYENYNVSQSDLYQYYLADDIVALIKNNIKLSQAEKDKRSLGVLMKRKKNKQMTPSVYFGESFENNYSPTPLLDSILSGIPSLNRNVHGIVKIINYKSMVEPHDYIDKIIVTEMTQPNMVALFRKCKGIITDEGGILSHACILSREYDIPCIVGTSNSTNILQDGDEIIMWADGHISYE, from the coding sequence ATGATAGAAGGAGTGAGAAGACAGTATAAAATAAAGGATAAGGATAAGAATAAGGATAAAGAGGAAAATTTTCAATTGACTCTGGATAGTGATTTAATCTTTTTGAAAAAATTATCAATTGAAAGAATGAATGTAAAAAAAGGTTGGGTTGGGGTTTATTTTTACATGTTGGAACTAATGGAGTGGATTTATGAAAACTATAATGTATCTCAGAGTGATTTATATCAGTATTATCTTGCTGATGACATTGTGGCCTTGATCAAAAATAATATTAAGCTATCACAGGCAGAGAAAGATAAAAGGAGCCTCGGCGTGCTAATGAAAAGAAAGAAAAATAAACAAATGACACCGAGCGTTTACTTTGGTGAATCATTTGAGAATAACTATTCACCCACACCATTATTAGACAGCATCCTTTCTGGAATACCATCTCTAAATAGAAATGTTCATGGTATTGTGAAGATAATTAATTATAAGTCAATGGTGGAACCTCATGATTACATTGATAAAATAATTGTCACGGAAATGACGCAACCTAATATGGTAGCCTTATTCAGAAAATGCAAAGGGATCATTACAGATGAAGGTGGGATATTGTCACACGCTTGTATACTATCAAGAGAATATGATATTCCTTGTATTGTTGGAACATCAAATTCGACGAATATCCTCCAAGATGGGGATGAAATTATCATGTGGGCAGATGGCCATATTTCTTATGAATAA
- a CDS encoding T9SS type A sorting domain-containing protein yields MARAQLVNKGFNITGDTYNASCNSNLATAETVKQLKTPAYPNPTTGVITIESAANENVYLYDISGRVLKNIILNKGNNRINLTEYPSGNYLLKGSTVFTKIVKK; encoded by the coding sequence ATGGCAAGAGCTCAATTGGTAAACAAAGGTTTTAATATTACCGGAGATACTTATAATGCTAGCTGTAATTCAAATTTAGCAACTGCTGAAACAGTAAAACAGCTTAAAACTCCAGCTTATCCAAATCCAACAACAGGAGTGATCACTATAGAGTCTGCGGCTAACGAAAATGTTTATTTATATGATATCTCGGGTAGAGTTCTTAAAAATATCATTTTAAATAAAGGAAACAACCGTATTAATCTAACAGAATATCCATCAGGAAATTACCTATTAAAAGGCAGTACAGTTTTCACTAAAATAGTTAAGAAATAA
- a CDS encoding BspA family leucine-rich repeat surface protein: protein MYKKQLVTIFLFLFFISYAQTEFITVWKPNITGTIDNAISFGGTGTDYTVSWEEVGYPQHNGILSVTSNSSSFTTISFGTSLHTNPIQATYKVKVSNGNGLFYGFKGSAYMNAIGNPELFEVSQWGDILWLQQFTQGFAYCQNLNVTATDTPNLSQINNVSQMFSNCPSLIGNDSFSNWNTSTITNMNGMFNKAKLFNQNIGAWNTAKVTDFRDMFSSASAFNQNISAWNTSSGTNFISMFQDAVAFNQPLNSWDTSNATNFRYMFSNAKSFNQPLNNWNTSKVVSFGQMFTDASSFNQPIGNWDVSKIGGADSFRMFNGATLFDQDISTWNISFQMYLQPMYISDLIILVYHVLIIINF from the coding sequence ATGTACAAAAAACAACTAGTAACCATTTTTCTTTTTCTATTTTTCATTTCTTATGCGCAGACGGAATTTATAACGGTGTGGAAGCCTAATATCACTGGTACCATAGATAATGCCATATCTTTTGGCGGTACCGGAACCGACTACACGGTTAGCTGGGAAGAAGTAGGATATCCACAGCATAATGGAATTCTTTCTGTAACCTCTAATAGCAGTAGTTTTACGACTATTTCTTTTGGTACTTCTTTACATACCAATCCAATCCAGGCCACCTACAAAGTGAAAGTATCCAACGGTAATGGATTATTTTATGGATTTAAAGGCAGTGCTTATATGAATGCCATCGGAAATCCGGAACTCTTTGAAGTAAGTCAATGGGGAGATATACTTTGGCTTCAGCAATTTACTCAGGGCTTTGCATATTGTCAAAATCTTAACGTAACGGCTACAGACACCCCTAATTTAAGCCAAATAAACAATGTATCACAAATGTTCTCTAATTGTCCTTCTCTGATTGGAAATGACTCATTTTCTAACTGGAATACAAGTACCATTACGAATATGAATGGTATGTTTAACAAAGCCAAATTGTTTAACCAGAATATTGGAGCCTGGAATACAGCGAAAGTAACCGATTTTCGGGATATGTTTTCTTCAGCTTCAGCTTTTAATCAAAATATTTCTGCCTGGAATACCTCTTCCGGAACCAATTTCATTTCAATGTTCCAGGATGCAGTAGCATTCAACCAGCCATTAAATTCATGGGATACGAGCAATGCAACGAATTTCCGTTATATGTTCTCTAATGCTAAATCCTTTAATCAGCCTCTTAATAATTGGAACACCAGTAAAGTAGTAAGTTTTGGTCAAATGTTTACCGATGCATCATCATTTAATCAGCCTATTGGAAACTGGGATGTTAGTAAAATTGGGGGTGCTGATAGTTTTAGGATGTTTAATGGGGCTACGCTTTTTGATCAGGATATTTCTACCTGGAATATCAGCTTTCAAATGTACCTTCAGCCTATGTATATTTCGGATTTAATAATTCTGGTTTATCATGTATTAATTATAATAAATTTCTAA